Within the Clostridium scatologenes genome, the region GCACTATGTTTGTCAATGGCAGCTTTTATTGAGTTTATTTGTGTATCAGATAATTTTACATCTAAAAGAGGCTCAAAAGCTGTTTTTAAAAGTGAGTAAGCTTCTTTTAAAATGAATATAGCAACTATAATGGCAACTATAGGATCCAAAAAGTGTAACTTTGTGATCCATATTAGCAATAGCCCTATACCAACGCCTAAGGATGTATAAACATCTGCCTTTAAATGGAGAGCATCTGCTTCTAAGGCTATAGAATCTTCTTGTTTAGCAATTTTATATATTTTTTTTGATACTATATGATTTACCAAAGCAGATATAAACATAACTATAAATCCGATACCTATTGAACCTACGATTTCAGGATGCATTATTTTTTTTACGGCTTCTACTATTATCCATACAGAAGCTCCAAAAATAAGTAATGCTTCTAGTACACCTGATATATTTTCTACTTTACCGTGACCATATGGATGATCTTTATCTGCTGGTTTATCAGATATTTTCACGGAAAAGAAGGCAATGATTGCAGCTGCCAAATCCATAGTAGAATGTATTGCTTCGGATATAATACTTACTGAACCTGTAAATATGCCTACAAATATTTTCATTAATATAAGACTTGAGTTAGAAAGTATAGAAAGTCTTGCAACCTTTACTTTTGAATTCATTTTAAAGCCTCCTATAAATTACTATTTGTTATCAATTGATAATAAAATATACATATATAATAAATGTATAATGCTTAAAAGTCAACAGCTTTTTAAAAGTGATATACATTATCATTTGATAAAGAATTTTAATTTCTTTTAACTAGTGTTTGTAAAAAATTTAATTATATTTGTGTTGCTTTAGTTATTGTAATACTTTTATGAATATTTAGTTGATAATTATATTTACTTTAGTTATACTGAAATGAGTATATTTAAAAGAAGGTGTAATAATGAAATTAAATAAAATTATAATTTTGATTTTATGTGTGATAGCTGCTTTTATAATTTTTGGATGCTCTCAGAAAAATTTTATACAGGGATCTAAAAAATTTAAAGTTGTAGATGAAAAAACGCTGCATGATGCTGCTAATCCAATAGTTACAATAACCATGGAAAATGGTGATGAAATAAAGGTTGAATTATATCCTAAATCAGCACCAAATACTGTGGACAATTTTGTATACTTAGCCAATAAGGGTTTTTATAATGGATTGACTTTTCATAGAGTTATACCTAAATTTATGATTCAAGGTGGATGTCCAAAGGGAGATGGTACTGGAGGACCTGATTATAAAATAAAAGGTGAGTTTGCTGAAAACGGATTCTATGAAAATGGATTAAGACATACAAGAGGAGTAATTTCTATGGCTAGGTCACGAGAAAATGATTCAGCCGGATCACAATTTTTTATTATGCATGGAGATGCAGCAAGCCTTGATGGAAAATATGCTGCTTTTGGAAAGGTTACTAAAGGAATGGATGTAGTGGATAAAATAGTTTCTGTAGATAGGGATTCTAAGGACAAACCTAAGGTAACACAAGTTATTAAGAAAGTAACAGTGGATACTTTTAACAAAAAATATAGTAAGCCTGAGACAATTAAGTAAATTATGAACTTGGCCTACACCTTGTATTATTAATTTACTAATATTATAATAGTAAAATGAGGTTAATTATGTTAGATTAACAGAATTTAAGATAGTAGGTGATTTTTTAATGCGTAGTATAATGTTGACAGAAGCTGGTAAGAAAAAGCTAGAAGAAGAATTGGAATATTTAAAGACTGTAAAAAGAGCAGAAATTAAATCTGCTTTGAAGTATGCCCGTGCGCAGGGAGACTTAAGTGAAAATGCTGATTATGATGCAGCAAAAGATGATCAATCCATGACTGAAACAAGAATAATGGAATTAGAGCAGCAGCTTAAAAATGCTGTTATCATTGAAGATTCTGATGAGGAACATGTATTTGGTATTAATAAAACGGCTCTTGTAAAGTTCTATGATATTGATGATACTGAAGAAGTTACTCTTGTAAGTTCAGTAGAATCTGATGTTAAAAATATGAAAATAAGCATAGAATCTCCTTTGGGTGCGGCTTTATATAAAATTGAAGTTGGTAAAAAGGTTGCTGTTGAATCACCAGATGGAGAATATGAAGTAGAAGTTTTAAAAATATTAAACTAAAGCAAAGTTCACTTCCTTTATTGAAGTGAACTTTGTTTTTTAATCTAATGTTTTATTGAACTTCTTCATAGTGGCTCCTATGATTATAAAAATTAAAATTAGTAGTGAAATAATAGGACTTATTAAATAAGAAATTCCTACGCCCTTAACAATTATTCCTCTTAGTATTTGTAAAAAATAGGTCATCGGGAGTATATTGCTTAAATAGTATATAAATTTAGGCATAGCCTCCCTTGGAAACATAAATCCAGAAAGAAGTACACTTGGAAGTAATAAAGCTATAGAAGCTTGCATTGCTTGAAGTTGGTTTTTAGATACTGTAGATATAAGCATTCCCATTGCCAGAGAGCATATTAAAAATAAAGTTCCAAGAAATATTAGTAATGCCATGCTTCCTTTTACAACTACACCAAATATTAAATTTCCCAGTAATAAAGCAATTATTAAATCAAAAAATCCTATTAAAGTATAAGGTATGAGTTTACCAACTACAAGCTCAAAAGGTGTAACAGGAGTCATAATAAGTTGCTCTATGGTACCTTTTTCTCTTTCTCTTACCATAGCAAAAGATGTAAGTATTACAGTGATATTTTGAAGAATAAGTCCAATTACTCCAGGAATATTAAACTTACTGCTTTCTAGTGTTGGATTATAGAGAACTAAAGGTTTTAAAGTTAATCTTTTTACATTAACAGATTTTATTTTAAGTGAATAATTATTTGCTATAAGCTGAGAATATGACATAGCAGTCCTAGCTATAGTTGGGTCTGATCCGTCTACTAAAACTTGAATCTCTGTTTGAGAATTTCTCCTTAAATTTTTTGTATAATCAGGAGGTATTATTAGCCCTACTTTTACCTTACCCATACTTATATATTTTTCTACTTCTTCAGAAGAATTCATAGATCCATATAATTTAAAATAATATGAATTAGTAAATTTGCTTATAAGTTCTCTACTTTCTAATGTGTTGCTGCCATCATAAATGGCTAAGTTTACATTGTTTACATCTGTATTTACGGCAAATCCGAATAGCAAAAGCATCATAACAGGCATTAGTAAGGCTATAATCAAACTTGCTTTATCTCTTTTTATATGGATAAATTCTTTTTTTGTAATGGTAAGTAATCTTTTATATTGCACATATATCACCTTCTTTTATTCGGATGCTTTTAAATCATTGAATGAAGATATAACTTGTCTATTAGAAAGCTTTTTAACATAATTTATAAATACTTCTTCTAAATTTTCTGTATTATGTTCCTTGTAAAGATTTTCAGGAGTATCTATAGTAATAAGCTTACTATTATATATAAAACCTATAATATCACAAATAGAGGCTTCATCCATATAGTGAGTAGTTACAAGAACTGTTATACCATCTTTAACAAGCTCTGTTATAGTATGCCAAAATTCTCTTCTTGAAACAGGATCTACACCTGCAGTAGGTTCATCTAATATAAGTAATTTTGGGTTATGGATCAATGAACAGCCTAGTGCTAATCTTTGTTTCCATCCCCCAGATAGAGTTCCAGCCAAGCTTTTTTCTTTTCCCTTTAAATTTGCCATGATAATAAGCTCTTGTTTTCTTTCCTCCAGGAGTTTTTTAGGAAGCATATATATTTTACCATAAAATTCTAAATTTTCTTCTACGGTTAGATCTTCATAAAGACTAAATTTTTGAGACATATATCCTATATTTTGTTTGATTTTTTCCGTATCTTTTATAAGATCATATCCTAAAACTTTTCCTTCACCTAATGTTGGGCTTAATACACCACAAATCATTCTTATAGTGGTAGATTTTCCTGATCCATTTGGACCGAGAAATCCAAAAATTTTACCTTTAGGTATGTCAAAAGATAAGTTATCTACTGCTGTGAAATTTCCAAATTTTTTTGTAAGGCCTTTTATGGAAATGGCATAATTCATAATATAACACCTCTTATTTCAAATTTACATCAAAAAGCATTCCCGGTTTTACAATATCCAAGTTATCTAATATTTGTATTTTGACTGCGTATACTATTTTCATTCTATCTTTTTTAGTGACTATATTCATAGGAGTAAATTCAGCATCTGGTGATATATATGTGATTTTTCCTTTTACAGTTTTATTTTTTATGAAATCACTTTTTAGAATTACATTTTTATTTAATTTGATATTGGGAAGCATACTTTCAGGAACATAAATCTTAACCCAAACGTTATTTGTGTCAATTAAAGTAGCTATAGCTGTTCCAGGAGTAACATATTCACCTTTTTTAAAGTTGATAGTTTGTATAGTACCATCCACTGCTGATACTAAATTATTTTTATCTAATTGAATTTTAGATAATTCATAGGAATTTTGAGCTTTATCTAAATTATATTGAGCAGTGTTTTTGTCTCTTTCGGTAGCACCATTTACTAAAAGATTTAATTTTTCACTGGAAGCACTTAGTTGTGCTTGATAATTATTTAATTGAGCTTGAGATATATCTAGTGTACTCTTTGCATTGTTTAGGGTAGTAGATACATTATCTAAATCATTTTTAGCTGCATCAACTTTGTATTTTGATTCTGAGCCATTGTTGTATAGAGTAACAGTATCATCATATAATTTCTTTTTATAATCATAATTAGTTTTAGCAGCATTTAAATTATTTTTTGAACTATTTACATTTGCATCTCCTTGTTTTACAGCTGCTTGAGCCTGTTCAACTAATGCTTGTTGAGCTTTTATTTCTTCTATCCTATTACCATCTTTTATTTTCCCAAGCTCATTTTCTGCATTTTTTATGCTAATTTCAGAATTTTGTAGGTTAACTTCAGTTTCGGTTGATGATATTACTGCTACTAAATCACCAATTTTAACTTTACTACCTTCTTTCATCTTGATATCGCCGATTTTACCTGAAGTTTCAGAAGTTATATTAATAGTATCAGCTTCTGCGGTACCAGAATAGACAAACTCGTCAGATTGTTTGTCTTTTAATGATTTAACTATAAAGAAAACAGAAAATGACAATATAAGTACCATAAATAAAATTGCAAATTTTAAGATTCTTTTTTTATTCATTTTAAAACCCTCCTAATATTATTTTGCAACTCCGTGTAAAAAAATATCCACCATTTGTTTTATCTCTTCCTCATCATTTTCATTACTAAAATAATCTGGAAAAACATTGCTAAGTATTATATATCCAAGAAGTAAACTCATCATAGTTCTTGTTATTAGTATGGGTTCTTTATCTCTAAAATTTTCATTTTCGATATTTTGTTCCATAAAATTATTTATAAATGGTATTACTATAGGGCCTAAATTTTTTTGAATAGTTTTAAGAAGTTCTGGTTGGTATGCTGCTTCCATAAATATGGTTTTAATTAATGGGAAGTTTGAATGTATTAAATTTAATCTATCCAAAAGCAAATCTTCCATTAGTTCATCAATAGGCTTGTTTTTTTTATTTTCTATTATTGCTTCTGCTGATTTAATGGCCAAAGGTTTAAAAAATTTTGTAATTAAAGGTATTAATAGTCCAATTAACAGGTCTTTTTTTGTTTTGTAATATCTAAATATAGTACCTTCTGCAACTTCTGCTTCTTTTGCTATTTCACTAGTTCTGCTTCCTTGGAATCCTTTTTCTGAAAATATCTTCATGGCTGCTTCAAGTATTTGCCACTGCCTTTTGGTCATATTTTCTTCTAAATCTCCTTGATCATTTAAAAGTTTTTCTATGTCATCCTTTATTTGATCATCATTTAAGTTCATGATACCACCTCATCATTTTTAAAAATAAATGAGTACTCACTCATTTATTTAAATTCTAATACCTAAAATTTTTTTTGTCAACTAAAAGTTCATAAAAATTAAACTAAATATTGACAGTAAAAAGTATCATGTGATACTATATAATTGAGTTATAACTTAACTTGTGAAAAGACATTCATACAACAATTTTGTAATGTGTGATATGAGAGCATATAAATCTGAGGAAATATTTTACTTGGATTTATGTGCTCTTTTTAGTGAATATTATACTAGGAGGAGTGAGTATGAAAAGTAAATTAAAAAATTTTTCTTTAATTTTGTTAGGTACATTTCTTGTTGCATTTGGAACTTATTTTTTCCTTGCTCCAAATAAAATTGCAGCAGGGGGAATAAGTGGAGCTGCCATAATTATAAATAGTATTTTTCCTAAGGTACCTATTGGCATATTGATGATGGCAATGGAGGTTATATTATTTACAATTGGAATATTAGTTATAGGTCCTGTGTTTGGAGGAAAAACTGTATTTTGTAGTTTTACTATATCTGGAATGATGCTACTTTTAGAATGGCTATTTCCCAAACTACATCCATTAAGTAATGATGTTCTTGTACAGCTCATATTTGGAATATTAATTTCTGGATTAGGTATGGGAATTGTGTTCAATCAAGGAGCTTCTACAGGTGGAACCGATATTATTGGTAAAATAATAAATAAGTATTTTAAAATTAGTATAGGAAAATCCGTTTTAATTCCAGATATAGTAATTACTGCAGCTGCGTCTTTAGTGTTTGGAATAGATAAAGGTTTGTATGCTATATTAGGAGTTATAATAAACTCAACTATAATTGATAAAGTAATAAAAAGTATCAATACTTATAAGCATGTGGCTATAATAAGTAATGAAGGAGAAAAAATTAAAAGTTATATAGTTGATAAGCTTGAGAGAAGTGCTACAGTATACTATGCTAAAGGTGCATATAAAAATAATGAAAGAGAAGTTATAACTACAGTAATAAGTAGAAAAGAATTTTTTAAATTAAAGGAATATATAAGTTTAATTGATAATAGAGCATTTATCACTGTTAACGAAATAAATGAAGTTCTTGGCGAAGGATTTCAAAATA harbors:
- a CDS encoding YitT family protein, yielding MKSKLKNFSLILLGTFLVAFGTYFFLAPNKIAAGGISGAAIIINSIFPKVPIGILMMAMEVILFTIGILVIGPVFGGKTVFCSFTISGMMLLLEWLFPKLHPLSNDVLVQLIFGILISGLGMGIVFNQGASTGGTDIIGKIINKYFKISIGKSVLIPDIVITAAASLVFGIDKGLYAILGVIINSTIIDKVIKSINTYKHVAIISNEGEKIKSYIVDKLERSATVYYAKGAYKNNEREVITTVISRKEFFKLKEYISLIDNRAFITVNEINEVLGEGFQNII
- a CDS encoding ABC transporter ATP-binding protein → MNYAISIKGLTKKFGNFTAVDNLSFDIPKGKIFGFLGPNGSGKSTTIRMICGVLSPTLGEGKVLGYDLIKDTEKIKQNIGYMSQKFSLYEDLTVEENLEFYGKIYMLPKKLLEERKQELIIMANLKGKEKSLAGTLSGGWKQRLALGCSLIHNPKLLILDEPTAGVDPVSRREFWHTITELVKDGITVLVTTHYMDEASICDIIGFIYNSKLITIDTPENLYKEHNTENLEEVFINYVKKLSNRQVISSFNDLKASE
- the greA gene encoding transcription elongation factor GreA is translated as MRSIMLTEAGKKKLEEELEYLKTVKRAEIKSALKYARAQGDLSENADYDAAKDDQSMTETRIMELEQQLKNAVIIEDSDEEHVFGINKTALVKFYDIDDTEEVTLVSSVESDVKNMKISIESPLGAALYKIEVGKKVAVESPDGEYEVEVLKILN
- a CDS encoding TetR/AcrR family transcriptional regulator, encoding MNLNDDQIKDDIEKLLNDQGDLEENMTKRQWQILEAAMKIFSEKGFQGSRTSEIAKEAEVAEGTIFRYYKTKKDLLIGLLIPLITKFFKPLAIKSAEAIIENKKNKPIDELMEDLLLDRLNLIHSNFPLIKTIFMEAAYQPELLKTIQKNLGPIVIPFINNFMEQNIENENFRDKEPILITRTMMSLLLGYIILSNVFPDYFSNENDEEEIKQMVDIFLHGVAK
- a CDS encoding cation diffusion facilitator family transporter: MNSKVKVARLSILSNSSLILMKIFVGIFTGSVSIISEAIHSTMDLAAAIIAFFSVKISDKPADKDHPYGHGKVENISGVLEALLIFGASVWIIVEAVKKIMHPEIVGSIGIGFIVMFISALVNHIVSKKIYKIAKQEDSIALEADALHLKADVYTSLGVGIGLLLIWITKLHFLDPIVAIIVAIFILKEAYSLLKTAFEPLLDVKLSDTQINSIKAAIDKHSAVYCDFHDLRTRKSGRTKYIDLHLVFPENMTIKDAHDICDIIENDIEKSLKNTHATIHLEACDKNCSYCKFTKKEKCK
- a CDS encoding peptidylprolyl isomerase, giving the protein MKLNKIIILILCVIAAFIIFGCSQKNFIQGSKKFKVVDEKTLHDAANPIVTITMENGDEIKVELYPKSAPNTVDNFVYLANKGFYNGLTFHRVIPKFMIQGGCPKGDGTGGPDYKIKGEFAENGFYENGLRHTRGVISMARSRENDSAGSQFFIMHGDAASLDGKYAAFGKVTKGMDVVDKIVSVDRDSKDKPKVTQVIKKVTVDTFNKKYSKPETIK
- a CDS encoding HlyD family secretion protein, giving the protein MNKKRILKFAILFMVLILSFSVFFIVKSLKDKQSDEFVYSGTAEADTINITSETSGKIGDIKMKEGSKVKIGDLVAVISSTETEVNLQNSEISIKNAENELGKIKDGNRIEEIKAQQALVEQAQAAVKQGDANVNSSKNNLNAAKTNYDYKKKLYDDTVTLYNNGSESKYKVDAAKNDLDNVSTTLNNAKSTLDISQAQLNNYQAQLSASSEKLNLLVNGATERDKNTAQYNLDKAQNSYELSKIQLDKNNLVSAVDGTIQTINFKKGEYVTPGTAIATLIDTNNVWVKIYVPESMLPNIKLNKNVILKSDFIKNKTVKGKITYISPDAEFTPMNIVTKKDRMKIVYAVKIQILDNLDIVKPGMLFDVNLK
- a CDS encoding ABC transporter permease, which gives rise to MQYKRLLTITKKEFIHIKRDKASLIIALLMPVMMLLLFGFAVNTDVNNVNLAIYDGSNTLESRELISKFTNSYYFKLYGSMNSSEEVEKYISMGKVKVGLIIPPDYTKNLRRNSQTEIQVLVDGSDPTIARTAMSYSQLIANNYSLKIKSVNVKRLTLKPLVLYNPTLESSKFNIPGVIGLILQNITVILTSFAMVREREKGTIEQLIMTPVTPFELVVGKLIPYTLIGFFDLIIALLLGNLIFGVVVKGSMALLIFLGTLFLICSLAMGMLISTVSKNQLQAMQASIALLLPSVLLSGFMFPREAMPKFIYYLSNILPMTYFLQILRGIIVKGVGISYLISPIISLLILIFIIIGATMKKFNKTLD